Proteins from one Coturnix japonica isolate 7356 chromosome 5, Coturnix japonica 2.1, whole genome shotgun sequence genomic window:
- the MLH3 gene encoding DNA mismatch repair protein Mlh3 isoform X2, with translation MIKHLAEDVQARLRSGVTVTSLGQCVEELVLNSIDAKATCVAVRVDLEAFKIQVVDNGCGMGREDLCKMGKRYFTSKCSSVADLEKLSFYGFRGEALASIANMASVVEVSSKSSKTAKTFVKLFHNGNALEVCEAELNRPSGGTTVTVCNLFHQLPVRRRCMDPVLEFERVRQKVEAISLMHPSVSLSLRNDVSCSMVLQLPKTRDIHSRFCQIFGLSRSQKLREIKHKSGGFEISGYISSEGHYNKNMQFLYVNRRLVLKTRLHKLIDFLLRKESVICKAKSAPVSRQGSSSPGRPRCGPELYGIFVLNVTCAYSDYDVTLEPAKTLIEFQNWDALLACVEEGVKRFLKREHLFVEPCCEDIKEFNEDNNFCLDNAPVTKSILPEDKSIQENFKKACDEIIDSYEVFKLQSKDVKRKSTVGKNSSDPPESNKNTQDTEISSNQKIAELVGQRRNKEAEIPLPKKDDTASNFTVSDMSEQEPKGTNSSQEACDTHLRSSENLRSSFTEGCRSEIIKISNYDLRGCAENRAEDVGKQQDQVVQKSSTVGVSNNGFTRWPSEREDPSETAGESETVYGNSLIRPHNVREGDRERSEVVDNAGRGAVSSVPEKVHSHLGLKIRVMQNEPPREHKQTETNLALNMHCRAGPVSAKHTQAYSHNVSLPVQALNAKYISINVNKEYIPFCSREVGSADGNERSENKSLPSQARDGRDTSTATSKRHYEISHVSDLPLATSSGISHSKAAESPRRQIAAPRSQPCKKLSLATQLGSLEKFRRYYGRVKCTLPTPSPEQSEFHLPVSNAQANCDFSRSQNNSRGHLSICETPTLDSNNNSHVLRSSDEVLLCSGETPLDKRTLCRSPLTLSDYSEVSKQTTSSQRSPGSLSSKLCQMKSDHRAVQQLGEQLQTDSSRKDNHSFDLESSNNDLLYNPCQRYKASVEEMREGHSISKGDVCPPSDDLRAESMKCPVSLSPLSSTEGECTVSASSVLPAKNDGAEVICEDESMLNESSKQSVKDADVHCVVSPSNLAFSADNGNVGDPRDDLRSSDWLQDFDALLGKTVYINKATGLSTYNTPPEEFPAACITDLTTMAVNVVSENGFQCRCHPFRSEILLPFLPRPGKEKTLASQDQRGGDGGSLQTMLSEWDNPVFVRCPEVAVDVTSGQAENLAVKIHNILYPYRFTKDMVQSMQVLQQVDNKFIACVINTRNEMDKKKGGNLLVLVDQHAAHERIRLEQLIADSYEKEAAACGKKKLLSSSVSPPLEIEVTEEQRRILRCCYKNLKDLGLELSFPETNSSLILVKKVPLCFTEREANELRRKRQAVTKSIVEELIQEQVELVQTAGGARGTLPLTFLKVLASQACHAALPVCSWKTFYDAPCRY, from the exons ATGATCAAGCACTTGGCAGAGGACGTGCAAGCCAGGCTGCGCTCTGGAGTGACGGTCACCTCGCTGGGGCAGTGCGTTGAGGAGCTCGTGCTCAACAGCATCGATGCCAAAGCAACGTGTGTAGCTGTTAGGGTGGATCTGGAAGCGTTTAAGATCCAGGTGGTGGATAATGGCTGTGGCATGGGGAGAGAGGACTTGTGTAAAATGGGAAAGCGGTACTTCACTAGTAAGTGCAGCTCAGTGGCAGACTTAGAGAAGCTGTCGTTCTATGGCTTTAGAGGGGAGGCTCTGGCAAGCATAGCAAACATGGCCAGTGTTGTGGAGGTTTCATCTAAGAGCAGCAAGACAGCAAAAACGTTTGTGAAGCTGTTTCACAATGGGAATGCGCTGGAAGTCTGTGAAGCTGAATTGAACAGACCAAGTGGCGGAACAACGGTGACTGTGTGTAATCTGTTCCATCAGTTACCAGTGAGGAGGAGGTGTATGGACCCTGTGCTGGAGTTTGAGAGGGTGAGACAGAAAGTAGAGGCTATCTCGTTGATGCATCCCTCTGTTTCACTTTCTTTAAGGAATGATGTTTCTTGTTCTATGGTGCTTCAGCTTCCTAAGACAAGAGATATTCACTCTCGTTTTTGTCAAATATTTGGACTGAGCAGGTCTCAGAAgttaagagaaataaagcataAGTCTGGGGGATTTGAGATAAGTGGCTACATCAGTTCTGAAGGACATTACAATAAGAATATGCAATTCTTGTACGTGAATAGAAGGCTTGTTTTAAAGACAAGACTACATAAACTGATTGACTTcttattaagaaaagaaagtgttaTTTGTAAGGCAAAAAGTGCCCCTGTGAGCAGACAGGGCTCCTCAAGTCCTGGTCGCCCCCGTTGTGGCCCAGAGTTATACGGGATCTTTGTTCTCAATGTGACCTGTGCGTACAGTGACTATGATGTGACTCTGGAACCTGCAAAAACTCTGATTGAGTTCCAGAACTGGGATGCTCTTCTAGCTTGTGTAGAGGAAGGAGTGAAAAGGTTTTTGAAACGAGAGCATTTATTTGTTGAACCTTGTTGTGAAGACATCAAAGAGTTTAATGAGGATAATAATTTTTGTTTGGATAATGCTCCAGTTACGAAGTCCATCCTCCCTGAGGATAAGAGCATCCAAGAAAACTTTAAGAAAGCGTGTGATGAAATTATAGATTCCTATGAAGTGTTTAAATTGCAATCAAAAGatgtcaaaagaaaatcaacggtgggaaaaaattcttcagatCCTCCAGagtcaaataaaaatacacaggatACTGAAATTTCCTCAAATCAGAAGATTGCTGAACTTGTTGGGCAACGTAGAAACAAAGAAGCTGAGATTCCACTGCCCAAGAAAGATGACACCGCTTCTAATTTCACTGTGTCTGATATGTCGGAACAGGAGCCAAAAGGCACAAACAGTTCCCAAGAAGCGTGTGATACTCATCTCAGATCTTCAGAAAATCTCCGTTCCTCTTTCACAGAAGGATGCAgatcagaaataataaaaataagcaattatGACTTGCGTGGCTGTGCTGAGAATCGTGCAGAAGATGTAGGAAAGCAGCAAGACCAAGTTGTGCAGAAAAGCAGTACAGTTGGTGTCTCAAATAATGGTTTTACTCGGTGGCCATCTGAGAGAGAGGACCCTTCTGAGACTGCAGGGGAATCTGAAACTGTCTATGGAAATTCACTGATAAGACCACATAATGTGAGAGAAGGCGACAGGGAAAGAAGTGAAGTGGTAGATAATGCTGGAAGAGGGGCTGTTAGTTCAGTACCAGAAAAAGTGCATTCTCACTTGGGCCTCAAAATACGTGTCATGCAAAATGAGCCACCCCGTGAgcataaacaaacagaaacaaatcttgCATTAAAcatgcactgcagagctggccCTGTCAGTGCCAAGCATACCCAAGCATACTCACACAATGTGAGTTTGCCAGTTCAGGCTTTAAATGCTAAGTATATTTCCATAAATGTGAATAAAGAATATATACCTTTCTGCAGCAGAGAAGTAGGCAGTGCCGATGGAAATGAGCGGTCAGAGAATAAAAGTTTGCCGAGTCAAGCACGTGATGGGAGAGACACGTCCACTGCCACCAGTAAAAGACATTATGAAATATCACATGTATCAGACTTGCCGCTGGCAACATCTTCAGGTATTTCTCACagtaaagctgcagaaagcccTAGAAGACAAATAGCTGCGCCAAGATCACAGCCTTGCAAGAAGCTGAGCCTAGCTACACAGCTCGGTTCATTAGAGAAGTTCAGGAGATATTATGGGCGTGTCAAGTGTACACTACCAACACCATCACCAGAGCAGAGTGAATTTCATCTCCCAGTTTCTAATGCACAAGCAAACTGTGACTTTTCAAGGAGTCAGAATAACAGCCGTGGTCACTTGAGCATTTGTGAGACTCCAACTTTGGATTCTAATAATAACAGCCACGTTTTGAGATCTTCAGATGAAGTTCTACTGTGTAGTGGAGAAACTCCACTGGACAAACGAACCCTTTGCCGCAGTCCTTTGACATTGTCTGATTACTCAGAGGTTAGTAAACAAACTACAAGTAGTCAAAGATCTCCAGGATCCCTATCATCCAAACTGTGCCAAATGAAAAGTGATCACCGAGCAGTACAACAGCTGGGTGAACAACTCCAAACTGATTCAAGTAGAAAAGATAACCACTCTTTTGATCTTGAATCTTCAAATAATGATCTTTTATATAACCCTTGTCAAAGGTATAAAGCCTCAGTGGAAGAAATGAGGGAAGGTCACAGCATTTCTAAGGGGGATGTTTGCCCACCATCAGATGATCTGAGAGCAGAGTCCATGAAATGCCCTGTTAGCCTGTCAccactcagcagcactgaaggagaATGCACAGTTTCTGCAAGTAGTGTTTTACCAGCAAAAAATGATGGCGCTGAGGTCATCTGTGAAGATGAAAGTATGTTAAATGAATCATCAAAACAAAGCGTGAAAGATGCTGACGTTCACTGTGTGGTCTCTCCAAGTAACTTGGCGTTCTCTGCAGACAATGGAAATGTGGGTGATCCCAGGGATGATTTGCGTAGTTCAGACTGGCTGCAAGATTTTGATGCTTTGTTGGGTAAGACAGTCTACATCAATAAGGCAACGGGACTGAGCACCTACAACACTCCTCCTGAAGAGTTTCCAGCTGCCTGCATTACAGACTTAACAACAATGGCTGTGAACGTTGTCTCAGAGAATG GGTTTCAGTGCAGGTGCCATCCCTTTAGAAGTGAGATTTTGCTACCCTTCCTTCCTAgacctggaaaagagaagactctAGCAAGCCAGGATCAGAGAG GTGGTGATGGCGGGTCTCTGCAGACGATGCTTTCAGAATGGGATAATCCTGTTTTTGTTCGCTGCCCAGAG gtaGCTGTTGATGTGACCAGTGGTCAAGCTGAGAATCTTGCTGTGAAAATTCATAATATTTTGTATCCTTATCGTTTTACCAAAGACATGGTTCAATCAATGCAG GTTCTTCAGCAAGTGGACAATAAATTTATTGCTTGTGTAATCAACACTAGGAATGAAATGGATAAAAAGAAAG GTGGAAACCTTTTGGTTTTGGTGGACCAACATGCAGCTCATGAACGGATCCGCCTGGAGCAGCTTATTGCAG ATTCCTATGAGAAGGAGGCTGCAGCGTGTGGCAAGAAGAAATTACTGTCTTCCTCCGTCTCTCCCCCTTTAGAGATTGAAGttacagaagagcaaagaagaaTTCTACG
- the ACYP1 gene encoding acylphosphatase-1, translating into MAGSEGLVSVDYEVWGRVQGVFFRKYTQSEAKRLGLVGWVQNTRHGTVQGQAQGPAGSVRELQHWLRNVGSPQSRISRAEFTNEKHITALEHTDFHIRK; encoded by the exons ATGGCGGGCAGCGAGGGGCTGGTGTCGGTGGATTACgaggtgtggggcagggtgCAGGGCGTGTTCTTCCGCAAGTACACACAG AGCGAGGCCAAGCGGCTGGGGCTGGTGGGCTGGGTGCAGAACACGAGGCACGGCACCGTGCAGGGACAGGCGCAGGGCCCGGCCGGCAGCGTGcgggagctgcagcactggctgaGGAACGTCGGCAGCCCGCAGTCCCGCATCAGCAGGGCCGAGTTCACCAACGAGAAGCACATAACGGCGCTGGAGCACACGGACTTCCACATCAGGAAGTGA
- the ZC2HC1C gene encoding zinc finger C2HC domain-containing protein 1C, producing MAELQLALFPYVDSVAAAAKLSVTGSYDSEASVHQSTPENLKNSCQHEFLSDNEESLKNPRARKSRSYSYSLSAESNKHSSQHGGSSSAGMQKKHLASQVKTLPSKSVAKRKEGVDRSCPLKPILHHNTGSLPAVNTGQFGSSPYMEEALNSRTSSKSKGRHLPGKPQLAAVSPPWTAETKLSDSSLYRRDLAYILKLEADGQALEEEIRKKEALLREKLRRTKEELRRIQREKELMEAEERRAKAVERTRRRKAMWNPGEENTRFPIKMGDGDFSGVQTAEVTVPKTGTTLHPQELAMGKLKKERLVASNNKIRDCIPGQGSASSSELALKGGPSSSALSDYGDHLPAEMPRVQAASPTEQEELEQCTFCGRKFLCTRLKKHMSICSKSQGSKRKTFDSSKARARGTDLEEFQQWKGSEKPQNKPPRRNNWKQNHEAFIQTLRHARQVQQVLSKGGKVSDLPPLPPIENPDYTACPYCRRRFAPQVAETHIPKCKNIKNRPSFPPQRKR from the exons atggctgagctgcagctggctTTGTTTCCATATGTGGATTCTGTGGCGGCAGCTGCTAAGCTCTCAGTGACAGGCAGTTATGATTCTGAAGCCTCAGTACATCAGTCCACTCCGGAAAACCTAAAGAACAGTTGTCAGCATGAATTCCTATCAGACAACGAGGAAAGCCTGAAGAATCCCCGTGCCCGAAAGAGCCGAAGCTATTCCTattctctttctgcagaaagcaataagcacagctctcagcatgGGGGCTCTAGCTCAGCTGGGATGCAAAAAAAGCATCTTGCCAGCCAGGTTAAGACTCTGCCCTCTAAATCAGTAGCCAAACGGAAAGAAGGAGTGGATCGTTCCTGTCCTCTGAAACCAATTCTTCACCACAACACTGGGAGCCTTCCTGCAGTAAACACGGGACAGTTCGGGAGTTCCCCATACATGGAGGAAGCTCTGAATAGTAGGACTAGCTCAAAGAGCAAAGGAAGGCATCTGCCAGGGAAGCCTCAGCTAGCTGCAGTGTCCCCTCCTTGGACAGCAGAGACTAAACTATCAGATTCCTCTCTGTACAGGAGAGATCTGGCTTATATCCTAAAGCTGGAGGCAGATGGACAGGCCCTAGAAGAGGAAATCCGAAAGAAAGAGGCTCTTCTCAGAGAGAAGCTGAGGAGAACAAAGGAGGAACTTAGGAGGATTCAAAGAGAGAAGGAGTTGATGGAGGCAGAGGAGAGAAGAGCCAAAGCAGTGGAGAGGACTCGCAGGCGAAAGGCCATGTGGAACCCTGGAGAGGAAAACACAAGATTCCCCATCAAGATGGGCGATGGGGACTTTAGTGGGGTGCAGACTGCAGAGGTCACTGTCCCAAAGACTGGCACCACTCTCCATCCCCAAGAGCTGGCTATGGGGAAACTGAAGAAGGAACGGTTGGTGgccagcaacaacaaaattcGAGACTGCATACCGGGGCAGGGTTCAGCCTCGTCCTCAGAGCTGGCCTTAAAAGGTGgcccttcttcctctgctctctcaGACTATGGTGACCACCTGCCTGCGGAGATGCCACGCGTGCAGGCTGCCAGCCCCACGGAGCAGGAGGAGCTTGAACAGTGCACTTTCTGTGGCCGCAAGTTTCTCTGCACCAGGCTCAAGAAACACATGAGTATCTGCAGCAAGAGCCAAGGCtccaagaggaaaacatttgaCTCCAGTAAGGCCAGAGCCAGGGGCACAGACCTGGAAGAGTTTCAGCAGTGGAAGGGCTCAGAGAAACCTCAG AATAAGCCACCCAGAAGGAACAACTGGAAGCAGAACCATGAGGCTTTCATCCAGACCCTGCGCCACGCTCGACAGGTGCAACAAGTACTGTCCAAGGGAGGGAAGGTGTCTGACCTGCCTCCGCTCCCTCCCATTGAAAATCCAGACTACACTGCCTGCCCCTACTGCAGGCGCCGCTTTGCACCCCAAGTAGCTGAGACACACATTCCCAAATGCAAGAACATCAAGAATAGACCCTCATTCCCCCCACAGAGGAAACGCTGA